A single Methanospirillum lacunae DNA region contains:
- a CDS encoding Mrp/NBP35 family ATP-binding protein, which yields MVENESKSPESCDNNCSACQQSSDCGQANKLPPKANLDVKHVILVLSGKGGVGKSTVAVNLAYALSNHGRQVGLLDLDIHGPNVPKMLGLEEHQLSSENNKIIPVRVTGSLQVISMAFLLPEKSAPVVWRGAMKAGAIRQFLEDTKWGSLDYLVVDLPPGTGDEALTIAQIAPNLRGAVIVTTPQDVATLDSTKAITFVEMLKLDVLGVVENMSGLTCPHCGEVIDLFGKGGGERIAEEHHVPFLGSIPLDPEMRKAGDEGRPFIIKRKDETPSWKAINSVMEKLVSIVER from the coding sequence ATGGTCGAAAACGAGAGTAAATCACCGGAATCATGTGATAACAACTGCTCTGCATGTCAACAGAGTTCAGACTGCGGGCAGGCGAATAAACTCCCTCCTAAAGCAAATCTTGATGTTAAGCATGTCATCCTTGTATTATCAGGAAAAGGAGGGGTAGGTAAGTCCACCGTTGCAGTAAACCTGGCATATGCTTTATCAAACCACGGACGTCAGGTTGGCCTTCTTGATCTAGATATCCACGGACCAAATGTACCCAAGATGCTCGGGCTGGAAGAGCACCAACTTAGTTCTGAGAATAATAAGATCATACCAGTACGAGTGACAGGATCTTTGCAGGTTATCTCAATGGCATTCCTTCTCCCTGAAAAATCTGCACCAGTTGTCTGGCGTGGAGCCATGAAGGCAGGAGCCATCAGACAATTCCTTGAAGATACCAAATGGGGCTCCCTTGATTACCTTGTTGTTGATCTTCCACCAGGAACCGGGGATGAAGCACTGACTATCGCCCAGATCGCTCCAAACCTTAGGGGAGCAGTTATCGTCACAACCCCACAGGATGTTGCGACCCTTGATTCTACCAAGGCAATCACTTTTGTCGAGATGCTGAAACTTGATGTTCTCGGAGTAGTTGAGAACATGAGTGGTCTGACCTGTCCACACTGTGGTGAAGTAATCGATCTCTTTGGCAAAGGTGGCGGCGAGAGAATAGCAGAAGAGCATCATGTTCCATTTCTTGGAAGTATCCCACTTGATCCTGAGATGCGTAAGGCAGGAGATGAGGGCCGTCCATTTATTATTAAGCGCAAAGATGAAACTCCCAGTTGGAAGGCAATCAACTCCGTTATGGAGAAACTAGTAAGCATTGTAGAAAGGTGA
- a CDS encoding DUF2156 domain-containing protein, which translates to MRLDDDDFHPLTLEDKKIFDDFYSRYPIEHSENTFGTLYCWRKYGNYEIAVVEECLIIRGSTDSYTSLRCPIGPKNPDLLNAVIDLALSTGKQAPFLVLEPWQFEWVQQIRPDLQFKADRDFFDYVYETSDLATLEGKQYLMIRKQLHKFRKKCPSTVERITQENFDEVKEFLKRWCQWKECDKYTILKHEKEALWESLEVFDQLGFEGLAVKPHGEIGGIAIYEELNPRTAVVHYEKGMPDCEGVYKEINYQTASLLKDRYQYINRESDMGLPGLKEAKERYHPHHMAELHYLDVSS; encoded by the coding sequence ATGAGACTTGACGATGATGATTTCCACCCACTCACGCTTGAAGATAAAAAAATCTTTGATGATTTTTACTCACGATATCCTATAGAACATTCTGAAAATACCTTTGGTACTCTGTATTGCTGGCGAAAGTATGGTAATTATGAGATCGCCGTGGTAGAAGAGTGTCTTATTATTAGAGGGAGTACTGATTCTTACACCTCACTCCGCTGTCCCATAGGGCCAAAAAATCCGGATCTCCTGAACGCTGTTATTGATCTCGCTCTCTCCACTGGTAAACAGGCACCATTTCTCGTCCTTGAACCTTGGCAGTTTGAATGGGTACAACAGATCAGGCCAGATCTGCAGTTCAAGGCTGATCGGGATTTTTTTGATTATGTTTATGAAACTTCAGATCTTGCAACCCTTGAAGGAAAGCAATACCTGATGATTAGAAAACAACTCCATAAATTTAGAAAGAAATGCCCATCAACGGTGGAAAGAATAACCCAAGAAAACTTTGACGAGGTGAAGGAATTTCTCAAGCGGTGGTGTCAGTGGAAGGAATGTGACAAGTACACTATCCTTAAACATGAGAAAGAAGCACTTTGGGAATCACTAGAAGTATTTGATCAGCTAGGGTTTGAAGGGCTAGCAGTAAAGCCTCACGGTGAAATAGGTGGTATTGCTATTTATGAAGAACTTAATCCCCGGACAGCAGTTGTTCATTATGAAAAAGGCATGCCTGATTGCGAAGGAGTATATAAGGAAATTAATTATCAGACGGCATCTCTTCTCAAGGATCGATACCAATATATTAATCGCGAGAGTGATATGGGTTTACCTGGTCTAAAGGAAGCTAAAGAACGATATCATCCGCATCATATGGCAGAACTTCATTATCTTGATGTTAGTTCGTAA
- a CDS encoding translation initiation factor IF-5A, with translation MKEQTEVGKLKEGKYMLVEDEPCKILSISISKPGKHGAAKARLDVMGIFDGVKRSVVQPVSAKVYAPIVERKNAQVITIAGSIAQLMDLADFENFELPIPNEIADKIEVGKEITYIQSMDKRKFD, from the coding sequence ATGAAGGAACAGACTGAAGTCGGTAAATTGAAAGAGGGAAAATACATGCTAGTTGAGGATGAGCCTTGTAAGATTCTCTCAATCAGTATATCAAAGCCTGGAAAGCATGGTGCAGCAAAAGCACGTCTTGACGTGATGGGGATTTTTGACGGGGTCAAGAGATCTGTCGTCCAACCTGTTTCAGCAAAAGTTTATGCTCCAATCGTTGAACGAAAAAACGCTCAGGTCATCACCATTGCCGGTAGCATAGCACAACTCATGGATCTGGCTGATTTTGAAAACTTTGAACTTCCTATTCCCAATGAGATTGCTGACAAAATCGAGGTTGGAAAGGAGATCACCTACATTCAGTCAATGGATAAGCGGAAGTTCGATTAA
- a CDS encoding CARDB domain-containing protein yields the protein MGKEIQHDSYLSLFILIIGFCLFTNVVCTISYANIIGTRIVIPTTLFAGTPDELQDFIRNEGSESVGPFEIQYFLSSDQNLDGRVIIGEWHIEGLKAGAQKYGNTTFTIPSGTPEGTYYLGRWIDPTGILSAKNPTNNIQWSKVPIQVLNNISSGIEGIGTIVPSTVSVGSNVPVTVIVNLSGKNPKKSGSVNLFLSKLSRTDSSLIPAGGINFPEFSSLGEQEITGNMEIPNDIKTGTYYLFTSFVPISQMNGKGTPSTFWLNEDPLVITSSTEITKKPDIVQNLQDSYPDVLTLDTEQPDEAFIGDSFTVIDSVKNIGGTEANIVRVEYLLSPNTDGTNGKHLGWRTIMSLQPDQTNIEQKLLGVPSDIKAGLNYLVKKITVTSAVQEKNTQNNNWVSNRPINIRYNPASPIPDLTHIRTVWPKAQTGETIPITDTITNIGKGCAKDVSVAYYVSPYQMFDVATAIYLGVWRLDSICPLEQKTNTTYVNIPSDLTNGEYYLYSIIDPCSFVSDCDEGMPELDKSNNINIGILRLGPCVLCN from the coding sequence ATGGGAAAGGAAATCCAACACGATTCCTATTTATCTTTGTTTATTTTAATCATTGGGTTCTGTCTTTTTACAAATGTTGTATGTACGATATCATATGCAAATATTATCGGAACCAGAATTGTAATCCCGACAACACTTTTTGCAGGAACACCAGATGAACTACAAGACTTCATTAGAAATGAAGGATCAGAATCAGTAGGCCCATTTGAGATCCAATACTTCCTTTCTTCAGATCAAAATCTCGATGGACGAGTAATAATTGGTGAATGGCATATTGAAGGGCTGAAGGCTGGGGCACAGAAATATGGTAATACAACTTTCACAATACCTTCTGGTACACCAGAAGGTACATATTATCTGGGAAGATGGATAGATCCCACAGGAATATTATCAGCAAAAAATCCGACTAATAATATCCAATGGTCAAAGGTACCTATCCAAGTATTAAATAATATTAGTTCTGGTATAGAAGGGATAGGAACAATAGTACCGTCCACAGTTAGTGTAGGGAGTAATGTACCTGTAACAGTAATCGTCAATCTATCAGGGAAAAATCCCAAAAAATCAGGGTCTGTGAATCTTTTCCTTTCAAAATTGAGCAGAACTGACTCATCATTAATTCCAGCAGGGGGGATTAACTTTCCTGAATTTTCTTCTTTAGGAGAACAGGAAATTACCGGCAATATGGAAATCCCTAATGATATAAAAACTGGGACTTATTATCTATTCACTTCTTTTGTCCCAATAAGCCAGATGAATGGTAAAGGAACTCCATCCACATTCTGGTTAAATGAAGATCCACTTGTAATTACTTCTTCAACAGAAATCACTAAAAAACCTGATATTGTTCAGAATCTGCAGGACTCATACCCTGATGTTCTCACTCTGGACACAGAACAGCCAGATGAGGCTTTTATCGGTGATTCTTTTACTGTTATTGATTCAGTAAAAAATATCGGTGGTACCGAAGCGAATATTGTACGGGTTGAATATTTACTATCGCCGAATACTGATGGAACCAACGGCAAGCATCTTGGATGGCGAACAATAATGAGTCTTCAGCCTGACCAAACCAATATAGAACAGAAACTCCTTGGTGTCCCATCAGATATTAAAGCAGGGTTGAATTACCTGGTAAAAAAGATCACGGTCACTTCGGCAGTTCAGGAGAAGAATACTCAAAATAATAACTGGGTTAGCAATCGTCCTATCAATATCAGATATAATCCTGCATCTCCAATTCCTGATTTGACACATATAAGGACTGTATGGCCAAAAGCCCAAACTGGTGAAACAATTCCAATTACTGATACCATCACCAACATTGGAAAAGGGTGTGCCAAAGATGTTTCAGTTGCATATTATGTATCTCCATATCAGATGTTTGATGTAGCGACTGCAATTTACCTGGGTGTATGGAGATTGGATTCAATTTGCCCACTAGAACAGAAAACGAATACAACATATGTGAATATTCCATCAGATTTGACTAATGGCGAATATTATCTTTATTCAATCATAGATCCTTGTTCATTTGTTTCAGATTGTGATGAGGGCATGCCAGAACTAGATAAATCTAATAATATTAATATTGGAATCTTGAGGCTCGGTCCATGTGTCTTATGCAACTGA
- a CDS encoding GNAT family N-acetyltransferase translates to MATEPVLFRVVRAWNKDEIIALYQSAGWWRNYYDPKGIAPLIKGSFIFALGIDSRTGKAVAMGRVLSDQIITGYIHDLCVLTDKRGLGIGMGILDFIIQEAKYAGLSSLFLVAEPDTTVFYKKSGFICNKGLIFLSYNPDGQYET, encoded by the coding sequence ATGGCAACAGAACCTGTTTTGTTTCGGGTTGTCAGGGCATGGAACAAAGATGAAATAATTGCCCTCTACCAGTCTGCAGGATGGTGGAGAAATTATTATGATCCTAAAGGTATTGCCCCCCTTATCAAAGGCAGTTTTATCTTTGCCCTTGGGATTGATTCAAGAACCGGTAAGGCTGTTGCAATGGGAAGAGTCCTTTCAGATCAAATTATCACCGGATATATCCATGATCTCTGTGTTCTTACTGATAAGCGCGGGTTGGGTATTGGAATGGGCATTCTTGATTTTATAATTCAGGAGGCGAAATATGCGGGATTATCTTCTCTTTTTTTAGTGGCAGAACCTGATACCACTGTATTCTATAAAAAATCAGGTTTTATCTGCAATAAGGGCCTGATCTTCTTATCATATAATCCGGATGGTCAGTATGAGACTTGA
- a CDS encoding NAD(+)/NADH kinase has translation MEILIVVRIEDSRVREYANQLSNHLTKLGHTVRLGPENLHKEQKKLFDSLSPPDLVVVVGGDGTILLTTQLMPVQVPLIGVNWGEVGFLADLEPEVAFRFFDYFSLPIKIEPRMRISLSVDGEYIGDALNEALIVTDRPAKMLKFLIHINGVVAERFRADGLLISTPTGSTAYAMSAGGPIVDPRVEGFLMVPLAPFMLSNRPHLIDSSRTVKVTLEAEKPAKLVIDGQIICHIGEMSTIDIIRSTKPALFVDAGQNFFEKINRKLKHL, from the coding sequence ATGGAAATTCTTATTGTTGTCCGGATAGAAGATTCCCGAGTTCGTGAATATGCAAATCAACTGAGCAATCATCTTACAAAATTAGGGCATACAGTGCGACTAGGTCCTGAGAATCTCCATAAGGAACAAAAAAAGTTATTTGATTCATTATCTCCTCCAGACCTCGTGGTAGTGGTTGGGGGTGATGGCACCATTCTGTTGACAACACAACTCATGCCAGTTCAGGTTCCACTTATTGGGGTAAACTGGGGAGAAGTTGGATTTCTTGCTGATCTTGAGCCAGAAGTAGCATTCAGGTTTTTTGATTACTTCTCTCTTCCAATCAAGATTGAACCGCGAATGAGGATTTCACTATCAGTTGATGGGGAATACATCGGTGATGCCTTGAATGAAGCATTGATCGTCACGGATCGACCAGCCAAGATGCTCAAGTTTTTAATCCACATCAACGGAGTAGTTGCTGAACGGTTTAGAGCTGACGGGCTTCTTATTAGTACGCCTACCGGCTCAACAGCATATGCCATGAGTGCAGGTGGTCCTATTGTAGATCCAAGGGTGGAAGGTTTTCTTATGGTCCCGCTAGCACCATTTATGCTTTCTAACCGGCCTCATCTTATTGATTCATCCCGGACAGTAAAAGTAACTCTAGAAGCTGAAAAGCCGGCAAAGTTAGTTATTGACGGGCAGATTATTTGCCACATTGGTGAAATGAGTACAATCGATATCATTCGTTCAACAAAACCTGCACTCTTTGTAGATGCAGGTCAGAACTTCTTTGAAAAGATCAATAGGAAACTTAAGCACCTATAA
- a CDS encoding chemotaxis protein CheW, translating to MKDTSNSSPISIPSLNNRQTETIEESFQVVEFLLGEDQFAINLFDVKEVVEYSRITRLPNSPPYVKGIIDLRGEITTIIDLKQQLAITARSSTSEEDSRIIVLDDRLTNSKIGIMVDDVLTVSTYTPDSVDETATSGDEGSHIMGIIKKKSKDKEKELTRLIIWIDIKNLLRDMEQI from the coding sequence ATGAAAGATACATCCAACTCCAGTCCCATATCAATTCCGTCACTCAATAATAGACAAACTGAAACAATTGAAGAATCTTTTCAGGTGGTTGAATTCTTACTTGGAGAGGATCAATTTGCCATAAATCTCTTTGATGTTAAAGAAGTCGTAGAATACTCACGAATAACCCGTCTTCCTAATAGTCCTCCGTATGTCAAAGGAATAATTGATCTCAGAGGTGAGATTACTACCATCATCGACCTTAAACAACAACTTGCAATAACTGCTAGATCCTCTACTAGTGAGGAAGACTCTAGAATTATTGTCCTTGATGATCGGCTGACTAATTCTAAGATCGGGATTATGGTCGATGATGTGCTAACCGTTTCCACATATACTCCTGATTCTGTTGATGAGACAGCAACCTCTGGAGATGAAGGATCACATATCATGGGTATCATCAAAAAGAAGAGCAAGGATAAAGAAAAAGAACTGACTCGATTGATAATATGGATCGACATTAAAAATCTGCTCAGAGATATGGAACAGATTTAA
- a CDS encoding IPT/TIG domain-containing protein, giving the protein MEKRDIIIIIVAIFIVLFMAMYVKPLVTGKPVQLMPDEFSNMLKGGNQSVINNTSIVNSSAKHVTSIPRVNSINPQNITADGNTTKVVIEGKNFTESMDSVTFVGNGENKTFSTSLQNGTLVTDNVTLPEGNWIVKIVDNYTKVTYNTTRSVVVKATITPVPTWDGKPIPLQVTEQPTGTIFKSRPYPEDTVSNATPMKTYSNFSDVKSAKIKSIYIPYGYYDINYSVTFQTHIATPADTEKNVFEFNREYKEPLVVYEVTQTYNNETKQWDYTYTKNESDTEFKPSSDKILTKIPKDEGWTAGSDETPFETETTDFFGQPLVESVGYTKPDITITVKNLDNPSAIPVIIKPNGGIDPLQWNEAKHKDEAEKLMKEKGKQEYFDSDEYKDAWDKKWKTIKDPRPWSERIYGKGNYSLEIDTQSIDSYNIQIKVPEVRNTSYIPKMDENYILEQNAIKKQLSGFFTEFNENLSATYFTNIVDYLATDLTTHDKLEQIYQGYVQTRATGIKVTDVIIDDILVRGNIGKDNSLIQADSATARGNLKVVLNNVEKIIPFDLSFVNEPSGWKFKTLPDIKY; this is encoded by the coding sequence ATGGAAAAACGTGATATAATTATTATTATTGTGGCTATTTTCATCGTGCTTTTCATGGCGATGTATGTCAAGCCATTAGTAACCGGAAAACCAGTTCAACTTATGCCAGATGAATTTTCAAATATGTTGAAAGGTGGAAACCAGTCTGTTATTAATAATACAAGTATAGTGAATTCTTCAGCTAAACATGTGACATCAATTCCAAGAGTAAATTCAATTAATCCTCAAAATATTACTGCAGATGGGAATACAACTAAAGTTGTTATTGAAGGAAAAAATTTCACAGAATCGATGGATTCGGTAACATTTGTGGGTAATGGGGAGAATAAGACATTCTCAACCTCCCTACAGAACGGAACTTTAGTCACTGATAATGTAACTCTTCCTGAAGGTAATTGGATTGTTAAAATTGTAGATAATTATACCAAAGTTACCTATAATACAACCCGATCTGTGGTCGTAAAAGCAACAATTACTCCTGTTCCTACTTGGGATGGGAAACCCATTCCTCTACAAGTAACTGAACAACCTACCGGGACTATATTTAAGAGCAGGCCTTATCCTGAAGATACTGTAAGCAATGCTACTCCAATGAAAACTTATTCTAACTTCAGTGATGTAAAAAGTGCAAAAATAAAATCAATATACATACCCTACGGATACTATGACATAAACTATTCTGTTACTTTCCAAACTCATATTGCAACACCAGCAGATACAGAAAAGAACGTTTTTGAATTTAATCGTGAATACAAAGAACCTTTGGTTGTTTACGAAGTTACGCAGACATATAATAATGAAACAAAACAGTGGGATTACACCTACACAAAAAATGAAAGTGATACTGAATTTAAACCGAGCTCCGATAAAATACTAACAAAAATTCCTAAAGATGAAGGGTGGACTGCTGGATCAGATGAAACGCCTTTTGAAACTGAAACTACAGATTTTTTTGGTCAGCCACTTGTTGAATCTGTAGGTTATACAAAGCCAGATATAACAATAACTGTAAAAAATCTTGATAATCCTTCAGCTATCCCTGTAATAATCAAACCTAATGGTGGTATTGATCCCCTTCAATGGAATGAGGCTAAACATAAAGATGAAGCAGAAAAATTAATGAAGGAGAAAGGAAAACAGGAATATTTTGATTCAGATGAGTACAAAGATGCATGGGATAAAAAATGGAAAACAATAAAGGATCCACGTCCCTGGTCTGAACGAATATATGGGAAGGGTAATTATTCATTAGAAATTGATACACAAAGTATTGATTCATATAATATTCAGATTAAGGTTCCAGAAGTTAGGAATACATCTTATATCCCTAAAATGGATGAGAATTATATTCTAGAACAAAATGCAATCAAAAAACAGCTGAGTGGATTCTTCACCGAATTTAATGAAAACCTGAGTGCCACTTATTTTACAAATATCGTTGATTATCTCGCTACAGATCTGACCACACACGATAAACTTGAGCAGATTTATCAGGGATATGTCCAAACCCGGGCTACAGGAATTAAAGTAACAGATGTAATTATCGATGATATTCTTGTTAGAGGTAATATCGGAAAGGATAACTCTTTGATCCAAGCAGATTCTGCAACAGCAAGAGGGAATCTAAAAGTAGTACTAAATAATGTGGAAAAAATTATTCCATTCGATCTGAGCTTCGTGAATGAACCATCAGGCTGGAAATTTAAAACCCTACCTGATATCAAATACTAA
- a CDS encoding tetratricopeptide repeat protein — MQMRYQAILLIILCFALVGSAYAETGEEWFEIGSAHFDNSSFVEAISAWQKAAEIDPTLSANAWYNIGLAYAGMEQYEQAIQAWDKTIALAPESPIAYDNKGTALALLGKNDEALAAYDIAIKLDPSQTKFKSDRDMLVNSLNKAKSPISPVSVIFAVLIAGIFLIHRRRY; from the coding sequence ATGCAGATGAGATATCAGGCTATTCTTCTGATCATACTCTGCTTCGCTCTGGTGGGATCAGCCTATGCAGAGACCGGAGAAGAGTGGTTTGAGATAGGAAGTGCACATTTCGATAACTCCTCCTTTGTTGAGGCTATTAGTGCGTGGCAAAAGGCAGCCGAAATTGATCCAACCCTTTCGGCAAATGCCTGGTATAATATCGGCCTTGCCTATGCCGGCATGGAGCAATATGAGCAGGCTATCCAGGCGTGGGATAAGACTATCGCACTTGCTCCTGAATCACCAATAGCATATGATAATAAAGGGACGGCTTTAGCCCTCCTGGGTAAAAATGATGAAGCCCTTGCAGCATATGATATTGCTATCAAATTAGATCCCAGTCAGACAAAATTCAAGTCAGATCGTGATATGCTCGTTAATAGCCTGAATAAAGCAAAATCTCCGATATCTCCTGTATCTGTGATTTTTGCAGTGTTGATAGCCGGCATCTTCCTTATACATCGCCGTCGCTATTAA
- a CDS encoding phosphate uptake regulator PhoU, translating to MEIRRVQMTGGSSYVITLPKNWVESLHIKKNDPLGVLIQPDGTLMVTRNINGDQIQRVKEITVDQQTEPDFFLRLLIGTYIAGYSTIKITTKDRIPGQIRVKLREFSSMVIGPECVEETDQSILLKDLLNPLEMPFENSLKRMFVIVKGMHHDAIEALLKDDPALAEDVMDRDNDVDRLFWLIARQTNMIMQNIHLSRKMNTTIVRMLPHFQVGRIMERVGDHGVRIAHNTRKISSSDVGPDISTHIQKASDAAIQAFEKSVEAFFTHDLKKANRMIESIHQLEENYNLINSEILSLPATVAVPIRNITDSIRRTGEYSADIAENVINYEMMIEDT from the coding sequence ATGGAAATCCGACGCGTGCAGATGACTGGAGGTTCCTCCTATGTAATTACCCTTCCCAAAAATTGGGTTGAATCACTGCATATCAAAAAGAATGATCCCCTCGGTGTCCTTATTCAGCCAGATGGAACCCTGATGGTCACCAGAAATATAAATGGAGATCAGATACAGCGTGTTAAGGAGATTACAGTTGATCAACAAACAGAACCTGATTTTTTTCTTCGTCTTTTAATTGGTACCTATATTGCAGGATACAGCACCATCAAGATAACCACAAAAGACCGGATACCGGGCCAAATAAGAGTCAAACTTCGTGAGTTTTCTAGTATGGTGATTGGCCCGGAGTGCGTCGAAGAGACTGATCAATCCATTCTTCTTAAAGATCTTCTCAATCCCCTTGAGATGCCATTTGAGAATTCTCTTAAACGGATGTTTGTAATTGTAAAAGGAATGCATCACGATGCTATTGAGGCGCTGCTAAAAGATGATCCTGCACTTGCAGAAGATGTAATGGACAGGGATAACGATGTTGATCGACTCTTCTGGCTGATAGCAAGGCAAACCAATATGATCATGCAAAATATTCACCTATCCAGAAAGATGAATACCACAATTGTACGAATGTTACCTCACTTTCAGGTAGGGAGGATTATGGAGAGGGTAGGGGATCATGGAGTTCGTATTGCGCATAATACCAGGAAAATATCATCCAGTGATGTAGGTCCAGATATTTCTACACATATACAGAAAGCATCAGATGCTGCAATACAGGCTTTTGAAAAGAGTGTCGAGGCCTTTTTTACTCACGATCTCAAAAAAGCTAACCGGATGATCGAATCTATTCACCAACTTGAAGAAAATTATAATCTCATTAATTCTGAGATCCTTTCTCTTCCTGCCACTGTTGCGGTACCTATCCGTAATATAACAGATAGTATCCGTCGAACGGGTGAATATTCAGCAGATATCGCTGAGAATGTTATTAATTACGAAATGATGATAGAAGACACCTAA
- a CDS encoding bifunctional fructose-bisphosphatase/inositol-phosphate phosphatase yields MVAISMDFFSACNSMAVSVRNAITPLCGTEEGGRVIGIGADGTPTKYIDKVAEDIIISTLREYGLCKTLISEEIGKISIGGEKGTIFLDPVDGTYNATMSIPFYALSIAYAEEGHILQAFVQNLATGEVFTAKKGGGAFLDGHLICVSQTSDLQTSAMSIYGKHFQQDRIFNLMQKIRRFRQFGASALEISYVAAGRIDGFVDLRKTLRVTDAAAGVLICEEAGGIVTDLDGRSISFADEVTIGTCLIATNGHLHRKVIEYLR; encoded by the coding sequence TTGGTAGCGATATCCATGGACTTCTTTTCAGCATGTAATTCAATGGCTGTATCAGTCAGAAATGCGATCACTCCTCTCTGCGGGACAGAGGAAGGAGGGCGTGTGATTGGTATTGGGGCTGATGGGACCCCCACCAAATATATCGATAAAGTAGCCGAAGATATTATAATCTCTACTCTCCGGGAATACGGATTATGTAAAACCCTTATTAGTGAGGAAATAGGAAAAATCTCAATTGGTGGAGAAAAGGGAACCATTTTTCTTGATCCTGTTGATGGGACTTATAATGCTACTATGAGCATCCCTTTTTATGCTCTTTCTATTGCTTATGCAGAAGAAGGTCATATCCTCCAAGCCTTTGTTCAAAACCTAGCTACCGGGGAAGTATTCACTGCAAAAAAAGGGGGAGGGGCATTTCTGGATGGACATCTCATATGTGTATCCCAGACATCTGATCTTCAAACCAGTGCCATGAGTATTTATGGAAAACACTTTCAACAGGATCGGATATTCAACTTGATGCAGAAGATTCGAAGGTTCAGGCAGTTTGGAGCCTCTGCACTTGAAATCTCTTATGTGGCAGCAGGAAGAATAGATGGATTTGTAGATCTTCGAAAAACTCTCCGGGTCACTGATGCTGCTGCAGGAGTTTTGATTTGTGAAGAAGCAGGTGGAATTGTCACTGACCTAGATGGGCGCTCGATATCCTTTGCAGATGAGGTAACCATAGGAACTTGTCTCATTGCAACAAATGGGCATTTACACCGGAAAGTTATAGAGTATTTGCGGTGA